Genomic segment of Nonomuraea helvata:
GCGATCGCCCTGCCCGACGGCTACGCCGCGTTCGTGCACCCGCGCTCGGGGCTGGCGGCCAGGCATGGTGTCACGCTGGTCAACGCGCCCGGCACCGTGGACGCGGGATACCGCGGCGAGATCAAGGTGACGCTCATCAACACCGACGCCAAGGAGCCGTTCCGCCTCCAGCGCGGTGACCGCGTGGCGCAGCTCGTGGTCCAGCGCGTGGAGCGCGCGGCCTTCTACGAGGTCGAGCGGCTGCCGGGTTCGGTGCGCGGCGCCAACGGGTTCGGATCGACAGGACGATGATCAATGGGCCGCGCTGACGGTCCCGCGAGCAAGGAGAGTGAGGAACGTGTTCCGACGTCGCCGTCGTGAGCAGCCGGAACAGGTGGCCGAGCAGGAGCCTGCCGCCCCCGTGCGAGAGTACGGCCCGTGGGACGCCGACGAGCCCCACCCGGAGAGCGACAGGATCGACCTCGGCGGCCTGCGGCTGCCGCACAACCCCGACTTCGACGTACGCCTGGCCTCCGTCGGAGACCAGCACGTCGGCGTCGTCGTCCTCTACGAGGAGAGCTCGCTGCAGCTGCAGGCGCTGGCGGCGCCACGGAGCTCGGGCCTGTGGGACGAGGTCAAGACCAAGATCGTGTCGCAGGCCAAGCATCTGGAGGAGCAGGAAGGCCCGTTCGGCAGGGAGCTGGCCGGAGAGATGAGGGTGGAGAGCACCACCCGTCCCGCCCGTTACATCGGCGTCGACGGGCCCCGCTGGTTCCTGCTCGCGGTGATCTCCGGCCCGGCGGCGCTCGACGAGACGGTCGCGGCGCCGTACATAGACTTCTTGAAGGACGTCGTGGTGGTACGCGGCGACGAGCCGATGGCCCGCGAGGAGCCGATTCCGCTGCGCCGCCCCAACGAGCAGACGAGCGAGAAATCGGACGAGCGGCCCGGGCTCAACCCGTTCAAGCGGGGGCCGGAAATAAGCGAGATTCGCTAAGGGCTGACATCGCGCCGACATCACATAGGCTGATTCATCATGAGTACGGCAGAGCCTCCGAAACGCGGGGGATTGCGCGGGTTCTTCAGTCGGCTGGCCTCACCCCAGTCCGAGATCGAGGCCCAGGAACTTCGGGAAGACGCCGACGAGGTGGGCGCGACCCCCATCGTCTCGTGCGGCGGGCGCCGGCGCTTCTGCGTAGCCGGTACGCTACGTACAGTCACACTGCGCCCGAGGGGCGGCGCTCCCGCTCTCGAGGCCGAGCTGTACGACGGGTCCGACGTGATCGACCTCGTCTGGCTCGGCCGCCGCAAGATCGCAGGCATCGAGCCCGGTCGCACGGTCAAGGCCGAGGGCCTGGTCAGCGTCCAGGACGGGCGCAAGGTGATGTTCAATCCGCGTTACGAGCTGCGCCCAGGGAGTTGACACGTGAGTGCTGAGGCGGAAGAGGTCGCCCACGACACCGTTGAAGCGGCGGTGCGAGCCCAGCTCGCCAAGGCGTTCGGCGGTGTGCGCGGCATCATCGAGGCGGCGATCCCGACGATCGCGTTCACGCTCTGCTGGGTCCTCACCGAGGACCTGAAGACGTCGCTCATCGTCAGCGTCTCGCTGTCGGTGGTGCTGCTGCTGGTCAGGATCGTGCAGCGGTCCACGCCGCAGTTCGTGATCAACAGCCTGATCGGCATCGCGATCGGCGCGTTCTTCGCCAGCCGCACCGGTGACGCGAAAGACTACTTCCTGCCCGGCATCCTGTGGAACGCCGGTTACATGGTGGCGATGCTGCTGTCGATCGTCGCCCGCTGGCCGGTGGTGGGCTTCCTGATCGGCTCGGTCACGGGCGACCCGACCGCCTGGCACAAGGACCCGGGCATCGTGCGGCTCTGCACCAAGCTGACCTGGATGCTCATGTTGCCATGCGCGGTCCGGGTGGCCGTGCAGGCACCGGTGTACTTGTTCGGAGGCGGCGACCAAGCGGTCGCCGCCCTCGGTTTCGCGAAGATCGTCATGGGCTGGCCCCTGCAGGTGGCCGCCCTCGCCGCCATGCTCTGGGTCCTGGGCCGCGGCCGCACCCCGATCAAGCCGGTGGCCCCGGCCTGACGTCGGTCATGCTTCGATCATGGCCGTAGGCTGCTGCGGGTGAGCATCATGCAGGTTCCAGGATCGAAGTCCATCACCGCCCGCGCCCTGTTCCTCGCCGCCGCCGCGCGCGGCACCACGCTGCTGCGGCGGCCGCTGGTCTCGGACGACACGGAAGGGTTCGCCGGGGGACTGGAGACCCTGGGCTACCGGGTGGAGCGCGACCCCCGGGCATGGACGATCGAGGGCCGTCCCGAGGGGCCGCCCGCCGCCGAGGCCGAGGTGTTCTGCCGCGACGGCGCCACGACCGCACGCTTCCTGCCCGCGCTCGCGGCCGCCGGGCAGGGCGTCTTCCGGTTCGACGCCTCCGCCCAGATGCGCCGCCGCCCGCTCGGCCCGCTCACACAGGCGCTGCGAGAGCTCGGGGTCGACCTGGTCCACGAGGGGCAGGAGGGGCACCATCCGCTGACCGTACGCGCCCGGGGGATCAAGGGCGGGCGGATCACGCTGGACGCGGGGCTCTCCTCGCAGTTCCTCACCGCGCTGCTGCTCGTCGGGCCGCTCACGGCCGAAGGGCTGCACATCACCGTGACGGACCTCGTCTCGGCGCCGTACGTGGAGATCACCCTGGCGCTGATGCGCCGCTTCGGCGTCGAGGTCGAGCGCGCGGGCGACACCTTCCACGTGCCGCCCCGGCCGTACGCGGCCACCGACTACACCATCGAGCCGGACGCCTCCACGGCGAGCTACCCCCTGGCCGCCGCCGCACTCACCGGCCACAGCGTCACCATCCCAGGTCTGGGCTCGGCCTCGCTCCAGGGCGACGTGCGCTTCGCCGAGGTGCTCGGGCGGATGGGCGCGACGGTGGAACTGCGGCCCGACGCGGTGACCGTGACCGGCAACGGCCGCCTGCGCGGCCTCACCGTGAACATGCGCGACATCTCCGACACCGTCCCCACGCTCGCCGCCATCGCCCCGTTCGCGGACGGGCCGGTGCGCATCGAGGACGTCTACAACATGCGGATCAAGGAGTGCGACCGCCTGGACGCCTGCGCCGAGAACCTGAGCCGCCTAGGGGTGCCCGTACGCACCGGGCGTGACTGGATCGAGATCCACCCGGCCTCGCCTCGCGCGGCCGAGATCGCATGCCACGGGGACCACCGGATCGCCATGGCGTTCAGCGTCACCGGAGTGCGGACGCCGGGCATCACGCTGGACGACGCTGGATGCGTGCGGAAGACGTTCCCCGGCTTCCACCAGGCCCTGGCCGATCTGCGGGCGGGCTGGGCGCTCTGACAGCGCGCCGATCATCGGCGTGGCAGAACGCTCAGGGGCCATGCGGCAGAACGCCCACGCTTATGCGTTCAGCAGCGGTGACGTGACGAGCCATGACGGGGGTCGAGGAAGAACTGCTCAGGAATTAGCGGTAGCGACGCCATGATTCATGTCGATTACATCTTGTGACGGTTGAGTTCCTGACGGACGATCAAGCGGCGGAGTGTGGATGCTTCGCGGGTGAGCCGACGCAGGCGGAGCTGGAGCGATTCTTCCTTTGCCCGCCAGCAGGAGCGGGCTTGCGGCAGGTGCGGGCTCCATCCGCCGATCCCGAAGAGGACTAGCCATGGCCATCTTGTCCCACAGCGCGCGCCGTCAACACCGTCTTTGGCCCGATCGGGGCTTGCTGTGAAGGCCACACGGGCGGTAGCGCGCGTCATCGCGGTGGCGGTACTGACGGTGACTCTCGGGGTGGCGATCAACCAGATCCTCAACGGCGCCACCGTGCAGCCGCTCTGGCTCGTCGCGGGCTTGTCACTGGCGGCGCTGGTCGAAGCGCTGCAGCAGTGGCTGACCCGGCGGGACGCGGCCGCCAACGCCGTCAAGCCGGTGCTCTGGCCGGAGCTGGCCGACCGGGCCGGCCGTCCCAAGGCGTTGAGGGAGATCACCCCGCGCGAGCTGGGGGTACACGCCAACCGGTTCACCGCCGATCAGCAGCTGCCCTACATCCCTCGCGACATCGACGCCGTGCTACGAGAGGCGCTGGCCGGCGACAAGCGCCTGATCGTCGTTCGCGGGCCACGGCTCGCCGGCTGCACCGCCACGCTGGCTCACGCAGTGCTCACGTACCTACCTGGCCACTACCGGATCATGGCCTTTCACGACGACCCCCGCCTGCAGGTCCAGCAGATGGTCGAGCATGCCGCCCACCTGGCAGCCGTCGCCAAGGCGGGCGGAGCGGTGCTGTGGCTGGACGGCCTGCCCGCGGAGCGGGCCGGGGAACTGGCGAACCTCTTGGAAGAGACAATGCCGGATGGCTTGTGGATAGCGGTCACGCTCACCCGCGGACCTGATGACGAGCAGCCTCCAGGCGCCCGTATGGGCACCTTCCTCGACCAGCACGCAGTTCAGGTCGACCTTGACGCGATCAGATCGGCCGAACGCCGCGCGCTGCTCGACAGTGACACCTACGCGGAACTGCATCCGGTCCTGGCCGAAGGGCATGACGTACTGATGGGGCGGCTGATGGTCTCCTGGGAGGAGATCCGCCGAGCCCTGAGGCGCGAGGGTGAGGAGTCCACCGACCGGGTCGCGCTGCTGCACGCCGTCACCGACTGGTACCGGCTACGGCTGGACGTCCACCGGTTGCTCACCTCTGACGCTTTGAAGCACCTGTTCGCGCAGTACCGGCGGGAAGTCGCCGACCTGCCACCGGATGCGCCGCTCCCTGTCACGGGTCGGCGCGCCGCGTTGACTTGGGCTATGGCCGCCGACAGCCCGGTTCGGCCGCGGCTGATATATCAGCAGGACACCGGCTCCGGCCGCCGTTACGCCCCCCACCCCCTCCTGCCACTGCTCGCCGATGACCCGTCCGAGCAGAACAGCTGGCCTGTCCACGAAGCGCTATGGACCTACGCCGACCAGCACTTCGAAGGTGATCAGCGCCGCGACATCGGCTATGCGGCCCTACAACGGCAGGCTTACCGTACGGCGATCACGCTTCTCGACCACGCCGATGCCGACATACACATGGAGGCGATGTTCCAGATCGCCGAGTGGCTCTACTCAGTTGAGGACTGGCCTGCAGCACGTCATTGGTTACACAAAGCCAGTCTCACTGGCCACCCCGATGAGGCGCCCAGAGCGATGGTCAGCCTTGGAGCGCTGGAGCTGCAGCAGGGGAATCTGGCTGAGGCCCGGCGGTGGTGCCAGGAGGCGATCGCCACCGGTCACCCCGATCAGGCACCCACGGCGATGGTCGCCCTTGGGGTGCTGGAGGTGGAGCAGGGCGATCTGGCCGAGGCCCGGCGGTGGTGTCGGGAGGCGATCGCTACCGGCCACCTTGATGCGGCACCTGTGGCGATGCGTAATCTCGGGTTGCTGGAGGAGAAGCAGGGCGATCAGGCCGAGGCCCGGCGCTGGTACAGCGAAGCGATCGCCAGCGGCCACCCCGATGCGGCACCTTTGGGGATGGCCAATGTCGGGATGCTGGAGGAGAAGCAGGGCGTTCTGGTGGCGGCGCGGCGCTGGTACGGCGAAGCGATCGCCAGCGGCCACCCCGATGCGGCACCCACGGCGATGCGCTGTCTCGGGTTGCTGGAGGAGCATCAGGGGGATCTGGTGGCGGCGCGGCGCTGGTACGGCGAAGCGATCGCCAGCGGCCACCCCGATGAGGCGCCCACGGCGATGGTCAATCTCGGGGTGCTGGAGGAGCAGCAGGGCGTTCTGGCCGAGGCGCGGCGCTGGTACGGCGAAGCGATCGCTACCGGTCACCCCGATGAGGCACCCAGGGCGATGCGTAACTTGGGGTGGCTGGAGGAGCAGCAGGGCGATCTGGCCGAGGCCCGCCGCTGGTACCGCGAAGCGATCGCCAGCGGCCATCCCGACCAGGCACCCAAGGCGATGCGTAACTTCGGGTGGCTGGAGCTGCAGCGGGGGGATCTGGATGCGGCGCGGCGCTGGTTTGGCGAAGCGGTCGCTACCGGTCACCCCGATGAGGCACCCAGGGCGATGCGTAACTTGGGGTGGCTGGAGGAGCAGCAGGGCGATCTGGCGGCGGCGCGGCGCTGGTACGGCGAAGCGATCGCCAGTGGCCACCCCGACCAGGCACCTCCAGCGATGGTCAATCTCGGGGTGCTGGAGGAGCAGCTGGGCGATCTGGCGGCGGCGCGGCGCTGGTACGGCGAAGCGATCGCTGCCGGTCATCCCGACGAGGTACCCACGGCGATGCGCTGTCTCGGGTTGTTGGAGGAGCAGCTGGGCGATGTGGCGGCGGCGCGGCGCTGGTATGGCGAAGCGATCGCCACGGGACACCTCGACGAG
This window contains:
- the aroA gene encoding 3-phosphoshikimate 1-carboxyvinyltransferase, with protein sequence MQVPGSKSITARALFLAAAARGTTLLRRPLVSDDTEGFAGGLETLGYRVERDPRAWTIEGRPEGPPAAEAEVFCRDGATTARFLPALAAAGQGVFRFDASAQMRRRPLGPLTQALRELGVDLVHEGQEGHHPLTVRARGIKGGRITLDAGLSSQFLTALLLVGPLTAEGLHITVTDLVSAPYVEITLALMRRFGVEVERAGDTFHVPPRPYAATDYTIEPDASTASYPLAAAALTGHSVTIPGLGSASLQGDVRFAEVLGRMGATVELRPDAVTVTGNGRLRGLTVNMRDISDTVPTLAAIAPFADGPVRIEDVYNMRIKECDRLDACAENLSRLGVPVRTGRDWIEIHPASPRAAEIACHGDHRIAMAFSVTGVRTPGITLDDAGCVRKTFPGFHQALADLRAGWAL
- a CDS encoding tetratricopeptide repeat protein yields the protein MKATRAVARVIAVAVLTVTLGVAINQILNGATVQPLWLVAGLSLAALVEALQQWLTRRDAAANAVKPVLWPELADRAGRPKALREITPRELGVHANRFTADQQLPYIPRDIDAVLREALAGDKRLIVVRGPRLAGCTATLAHAVLTYLPGHYRIMAFHDDPRLQVQQMVEHAAHLAAVAKAGGAVLWLDGLPAERAGELANLLEETMPDGLWIAVTLTRGPDDEQPPGARMGTFLDQHAVQVDLDAIRSAERRALLDSDTYAELHPVLAEGHDVLMGRLMVSWEEIRRALRREGEESTDRVALLHAVTDWYRLRLDVHRLLTSDALKHLFAQYRREVADLPPDAPLPVTGRRAALTWAMAADSPVRPRLIYQQDTGSGRRYAPHPLLPLLADDPSEQNSWPVHEALWTYADQHFEGDQRRDIGYAALQRQAYRTAITLLDHADADIHMEAMFQIAEWLYSVEDWPAARHWLHKASLTGHPDEAPRAMVSLGALELQQGNLAEARRWCQEAIATGHPDQAPTAMVALGVLEVEQGDLAEARRWCREAIATGHLDAAPVAMRNLGLLEEKQGDQAEARRWYSEAIASGHPDAAPLGMANVGMLEEKQGVLVAARRWYGEAIASGHPDAAPTAMRCLGLLEEHQGDLVAARRWYGEAIASGHPDEAPTAMVNLGVLEEQQGVLAEARRWYGEAIATGHPDEAPRAMRNLGWLEEQQGDLAEARRWYREAIASGHPDQAPKAMRNFGWLELQRGDLDAARRWFGEAVATGHPDEAPRAMRNLGWLEEQQGDLAAARRWYGEAIASGHPDQAPPAMVNLGVLEEQLGDLAAARRWYGEAIAAGHPDEVPTAMRCLGLLEEQLGDVAAARRWYGEAIATGHLDEAPKGMRNLGVLEEQQGDLAAARRWYGEAIATGHPEEAPKAMVNLGILQKKQGDQAEARRWYGEAIATGHPDEAPTAMRCLGLLEEQLGDVAAARRWYGEAIATGHPEEAPKAMVNLGVLEDLQKDLVEARRWYGEAIATGHPDEAPVAMVNLGILQKQLGDLVAAQRWYGEAIATGHPDQAPVAMVNLGILQKQLGDLVAAQRWYGEAIASGHPDEAPKAMRCLGLLEEQLGDVAAARRWYGEAIATGHPDEAPTAMVNLGVLEEHQGNLAEARRWYGEAIATGHPSMQADAKERLRDLDRRQKELRRANWYAKYGYLAYADPSMMRQQPASHPEQPHEEEGPLPQ
- a CDS encoding OB-fold nucleic acid binding domain-containing protein, with the protein product MSTAEPPKRGGLRGFFSRLASPQSEIEAQELREDADEVGATPIVSCGGRRRFCVAGTLRTVTLRPRGGAPALEAELYDGSDVIDLVWLGRRKIAGIEPGRTVKAEGLVSVQDGRKVMFNPRYELRPGS
- a CDS encoding DUF3159 domain-containing protein; translation: MSAEAEEVAHDTVEAAVRAQLAKAFGGVRGIIEAAIPTIAFTLCWVLTEDLKTSLIVSVSLSVVLLLVRIVQRSTPQFVINSLIGIAIGAFFASRTGDAKDYFLPGILWNAGYMVAMLLSIVARWPVVGFLIGSVTGDPTAWHKDPGIVRLCTKLTWMLMLPCAVRVAVQAPVYLFGGGDQAVAALGFAKIVMGWPLQVAALAAMLWVLGRGRTPIKPVAPA
- a CDS encoding DUF3710 domain-containing protein; its protein translation is MFRRRRREQPEQVAEQEPAAPVREYGPWDADEPHPESDRIDLGGLRLPHNPDFDVRLASVGDQHVGVVVLYEESSLQLQALAAPRSSGLWDEVKTKIVSQAKHLEEQEGPFGRELAGEMRVESTTRPARYIGVDGPRWFLLAVISGPAALDETVAAPYIDFLKDVVVVRGDEPMAREEPIPLRRPNEQTSEKSDERPGLNPFKRGPEISEIR
- the dut gene encoding dUTP diphosphatase, which produces MSDVEVLIHRLDAELPMPSYAHPGDAGADLYAAEDVELLPGERAVVGTGVAIALPDGYAAFVHPRSGLAARHGVTLVNAPGTVDAGYRGEIKVTLINTDAKEPFRLQRGDRVAQLVVQRVERAAFYEVERLPGSVRGANGFGSTGR